From a single Abyssisolibacter fermentans genomic region:
- a CDS encoding thioesterase II family protein has translation MNKIKLFCFPYAGGSSVVYKKWMKYIDDNIELVPVELAGRGYRFDEELCDNIGDIVEDMFHRIKHMTTCNYALFGHSMGSIIAHELAHYIASKDMINPEYLIVSGRKPPLSIDMEYISHLSDDQFKREISSKGGTPKEFFQNKELTELFLPILRNDFKVVEEYKYTRKSKLNCKLAALYGSDEKINNSEIMLWKEYTNNSFKAFKIKGDHFFINENAKDTVSVVNSLLSKNYLMKNAN, from the coding sequence ATGAATAAAATTAAATTATTTTGTTTTCCATATGCAGGAGGTTCATCAGTAGTATATAAGAAGTGGATGAAATATATAGATGACAATATAGAACTTGTGCCAGTAGAATTAGCGGGTAGAGGTTATAGATTTGATGAAGAACTTTGTGACAATATAGGAGATATCGTTGAAGATATGTTTCATAGAATTAAGCATATGACTACTTGTAATTATGCTTTATTCGGGCACAGCATGGGAAGTATAATAGCTCATGAATTGGCACATTATATAGCTTCAAAAGATATGATTAATCCTGAATATTTAATAGTTTCAGGCAGAAAACCACCATTATCTATTGATATGGAATACATATCTCATTTATCAGATGACCAGTTCAAAAGAGAAATTAGTAGCAAAGGCGGAACACCTAAAGAATTTTTTCAAAATAAAGAATTGACGGAGTTGTTTTTACCTATATTAAGAAATGATTTTAAAGTTGTTGAGGAGTATAAGTACACTAGAAAAAGTAAACTTAATTGTAAACTCGCAGCTCTTTATGGTAGTGATGAAAAAATAAATAATAGTGAAATCATGCTTTGGAAAGAGTATACAAATAACTCATTTAAGGCTTTTAAAATAAAAGGAGATCATTTTTTTATCAATGAAAATGCTAAAGATACTGTGTCGGTAGTAAACTCATTACTAAGTAAAAATTATTTGATGAAAAATGCTAACTAG
- a CDS encoding non-ribosomal peptide synthetase, with amino-acid sequence MTNQRTMQYEMMNVFEKYGDKTAIEYGNKAITYKELDEKSNITANYILNQGISKGTFIGVLIDDKLCMINTIIGIMKAGCVFVPLDSAYPDERINNMLLASELKYAFVDQQNKERLNKESLNIYKIDEEFYRENSEYTYAPEVFYSPDDKIYVYFTSGTTGKPKGILGKNISLLQFIKWEIKEFGINSDFRISQFTSQCHDPFMRDIFTALCSGATICIPSTKELILDTESLVNWINDSEVNLIHCTPSLFKVFNSDKLNNDFIMLKYVLLAGEKVTPNEVKKWYKKFGDRIQLVNLYGPTETTLAKLFYRIKQEDGNRENTPIGKPISGAKVIILDKNMKISGKGKVGEIYIRTPYRSYGYYNDEVKNHEKFIVNPFNNNPTDIIYKTGDLGRVNENGDIEFVGRVDRQIKIRGFRVELNGIENVLLRNKNIKDAVVVYKNIKNEENAICAYIVKEDDSLIKIDDIKKYLKQSLPSYMIPAFFMFLEKLPLNNNGKIGYSNLPIFTFDDKEYTAPKNDVQKKLQNIFERVLGIDQISIDLGFLDAGGHSLNAMKLISKIYKEFGYNISLKDVFNNPTIEDLSKIVNESNRKYDLNIEKTPEKEYYPLSSAQNRMFILNRLDVKSTNYNMPLIFEVEGKLDKERFENAINTIIENHESFRTSFKIIDGKPVQKIDENVDFNISYLYLEDKNIDTIIDDFIRPFDLSTAPLLRVCIVKTEENKYLMLTDMHHIIMDGVSRRLMLTEFSKLYMGDNLPKLNLQYRDYAVWQNNMIETENYKKQGEYWIDKFSDEIPVLNLETDFKRPPVQSFEGNNIEFVINSRLTKSLNDIAKDNKATLYMVLLAVYDILLYKYTNQEDIIVGTPTAGRNHPDLENILGMFVNTIAMRNYPSGKKTFSEFLSEVKENALQAFQNQDFQFDEIVDKLDLKRNTSRNPLFDTMFVLQNMEQSELLLDGLNISPYKFKNIISKFDLLFNAVEANGQLHCILQYCNKLFKHETIERFLKHFLNLLDDITKYPNKRLKDLVITTDNEIDTIKIFNKEHDEFCTETIHELFKKQVEKTPNDIAIVEDDVEVTYGELNERANRLARALRGKGVKTNNIVGLIINRSIDGIVGVLGTLKAGGGILILDSKLPQSRLDYMIEDAEVKVLLTNNENKDKFNIKNIDVININDIKTDDYEACNLNVPSNALDIFYLIYTSGTTGLPKGVIVNHRTIVNLVHHQNKYTNLEFCKKRVTHFAALSFDACYQEICSTLLNGGALYVVNDTVKHDIDQFLEFLNINRIETMILPTAYFRLLSNYDKYAGKLPESINHIIVAGEQLLIPDNLKKILRDKKIYIHNHYGPSETHVITTYTIDYTKTIPSIPNIGKPIANNDIYILDKYDSIQPIGVPGELCMACDFLSQGYINSDKLMKKKFVMNPFNNEQRMYRTGDLSRWMPDGNIEYLGRIDNQVKIRGFRIELGEIESKLESNSKIDQAVVIAKQEQDMDKYLCAYIVKKEEISTAQMRDYLQQKLPEYMIPSCFVELDKIPINKNGKVDKRKLPEPTAVIVENSDYTAPSSDTEKRLAQIWQEVLKTKSLISIHDDFFKLGGHSLRAIALSAKVYESFGVELPLQEIFKAPSLKAMARYLDNTEKGVYNLLEKTEKRAYYPLSSAQYRMYILNKYHEESIAYNMPFALKIDGNLDIDKLEKVFNKIVKRHESLRTSFKIADGKPVQVINDDIEFKIKYTDNQLKQDTLINNFVKPFDLGRVPLFRIEIAKIDESSHLLMMDMHHIISDGVSLGILISEFTKLYNGEKLETVENQYKDFAVWQNKLLESEALREQEEYWLSVYKDDIPKLDLQTDYQRPDILNNAGDSFIFRVEKEVKEKLLKLAGEYNATLYMVLLSAYNVLLQKYTHQNDIIVGSPISGRQNVKVQNIIGMFVNTLTLRNQLNGNKTFEEFLVQVKQNALDGFKNQDYQFEDLVEKLNIDREMNRNMLFDTMFTLQNMDINNIELEGLEVEVIDFKNKIAKFDISLDAIEDEGIYFNMQYRTQLFKEETIKQMSDHFVKILNIIADEPHIKIKDIDILDTSEKVRILNFNKKAIFDESLTLHQIFERQVSVYPNNTAVVYENDSMTYKELNDKANQLARYLIDFGAKTGSIVGIMLERSPNMIISVLAVLKAGGTYLPIDTNYPQDRIKYMINDAEISVLLTDKKSNSKIDMKQRIINLDEYKYTGDKANLNINVSASAPAYIIYTSGTTGNPKGIVTEHRNVINYVRVFNEKFELNKDDATLQQASFTFDGFVEEVYSMLFIGGKIVLPPNRCVKDVKKLRELVIKNNVSILSCSPLILSQFNNLAPIKCVHTFLSSSDVLKRDYFSNIIKYSKVYNMYGPTEATVCTTCYECDETEKSNIPIGKPLANYEVYILDDDLNLMPVGVAGEIYISGKGIARGYFNNINLTNSKFIDNPFSKGSRMYKTGDIGRWLSDGTIEFIGRSDFQLKIRGYRVELSDIECQLLGYESINEAVVISRDDEEGNKYLCAYMTCSKELTVKEIRNYLDKKLPEYMIPSYFVSLDKMPITLNGKIDRKILPQEFESIPIGASYEEPRNVVEETIVKLWKKVLKTDRKISINDSFFDLGGNSMKLVELASLINKEFQIEISLAQILKNIKVKELSEYLVTKFKEDSNAPYILFNDNNEENIFCFPPVTGYGLIFNDFSEVLNNYSLYAFNFIESEDRIEKYIAAIKEIKPQGPYTLMGYCVGGRLAFKVAKKLEKCGDVVKDLIILDGYRQLEKPEKLKLGVQEYADDLAVSIEKDTRYTLFKDEIVVKAKTYYEYSINMLDTGVLNSDIHLITAEDASEIDVKVNGWKDASKGSYRVYKGFGTHNEMINNRNAEIIESILNRKKDENHE; translated from the coding sequence ATGAGGAATTTTATAGAGAAAACAGTGAGTATACATATGCTCCTGAAGTCTTCTATAGCCCTGATGATAAAATATATGTTTATTTTACTTCTGGTACAACAGGTAAACCTAAAGGAATATTAGGTAAAAATATTAGTTTGCTTCAGTTTATAAAGTGGGAGATAAAAGAATTTGGCATTAATTCTGATTTTAGAATAAGTCAATTCACATCACAGTGTCATGATCCATTTATGAGAGATATATTTACAGCTTTATGCTCAGGGGCGACAATATGTATTCCATCAACAAAAGAACTTATTTTGGATACAGAGAGTTTAGTGAATTGGATAAATGACAGTGAAGTCAATTTGATACATTGTACTCCAAGTTTATTTAAAGTTTTTAATAGCGATAAATTAAATAATGATTTTATAATGCTCAAATATGTTTTATTAGCTGGTGAAAAAGTTACTCCAAATGAAGTGAAGAAGTGGTATAAGAAGTTCGGAGATAGAATTCAGTTAGTAAATTTATATGGACCTACGGAAACAACATTAGCTAAGTTATTTTATAGGATTAAACAAGAAGATGGGAATAGAGAAAATACACCTATAGGAAAGCCAATATCAGGTGCAAAGGTTATAATACTTGATAAAAATATGAAAATTTCAGGCAAAGGTAAAGTAGGAGAGATATATATTAGGACTCCATACAGAAGCTATGGATATTACAATGATGAGGTCAAAAATCATGAGAAATTTATAGTCAATCCATTTAACAATAATCCTACAGATATTATATACAAAACAGGCGATTTAGGCAGAGTAAATGAAAATGGAGATATTGAATTTGTAGGTAGAGTTGACAGGCAGATTAAGATAAGGGGTTTTAGAGTTGAGTTAAATGGTATAGAAAATGTGCTTTTAAGAAACAAAAACATAAAAGATGCAGTAGTAGTTTATAAGAATATTAAGAACGAAGAAAATGCAATATGTGCTTATATAGTCAAAGAAGATGACTCCTTAATAAAAATAGATGATATAAAAAAATATCTAAAGCAAAGTTTACCAAGCTATATGATTCCAGCGTTTTTTATGTTCTTAGAAAAACTGCCTCTTAATAATAATGGAAAGATAGGTTATAGTAATTTACCTATATTTACGTTTGATGATAAAGAATATACTGCTCCTAAAAATGATGTTCAAAAGAAACTGCAAAATATATTTGAGAGAGTATTAGGCATAGATCAAATATCTATAGATTTAGGTTTTTTAGATGCAGGAGGACACTCATTAAATGCAATGAAGCTTATATCTAAAATATACAAGGAATTTGGCTATAATATCAGTCTAAAGGATGTCTTTAACAATCCTACAATAGAGGATTTATCTAAGATTGTTAATGAGAGTAATAGAAAGTATGATTTGAATATAGAAAAAACCCCAGAAAAAGAATATTACCCACTTTCTTCTGCTCAAAATAGGATGTTTATATTGAATAGACTAGATGTGAAAAGCACTAATTATAATATGCCTTTAATATTTGAGGTAGAAGGAAAACTTGATAAAGAGAGATTTGAAAATGCTATTAATACTATAATAGAAAATCATGAAAGCTTCAGAACAAGTTTTAAGATAATTGATGGAAAACCTGTTCAAAAAATAGATGAGAATGTAGATTTTAATATAAGTTATTTATATTTAGAAGATAAAAACATTGATACAATTATTGATGACTTCATAAGACCTTTTGATTTAAGTACTGCACCGCTTTTGAGAGTGTGTATAGTAAAAACAGAAGAAAACAAGTATTTAATGCTTACAGATATGCATCATATTATTATGGACGGTGTTTCAAGAAGACTGATGTTAACGGAATTTTCAAAGCTATATATGGGAGATAATTTACCAAAGCTTAATTTACAGTACAGAGATTATGCTGTTTGGCAGAATAATATGATAGAGACCGAAAACTATAAAAAACAAGGAGAGTATTGGATAGATAAGTTTAGTGATGAAATACCTGTATTAAATTTGGAAACTGATTTCAAAAGACCTCCTGTGCAGAGCTTTGAAGGTAATAATATAGAGTTTGTTATAAACAGTAGATTGACAAAGTCATTAAATGATATTGCTAAAGACAATAAAGCTACTTTGTATATGGTACTGCTTGCAGTTTATGACATACTTTTATACAAATACACCAATCAAGAAGATATTATAGTTGGAACACCAACTGCTGGTAGAAATCATCCTGATTTAGAAAATATACTAGGCATGTTTGTTAACACTATTGCAATGCGTAATTATCCTAGTGGCAAAAAAACATTTAGTGAGTTTTTGTCAGAAGTAAAAGAGAATGCATTACAAGCTTTTCAAAATCAAGATTTTCAATTTGATGAAATTGTTGATAAATTGGATTTAAAAAGAAATACTAGTAGAAATCCACTGTTTGATACAATGTTTGTTTTACAAAACATGGAGCAGTCAGAGTTACTATTAGATGGACTTAACATATCGCCATACAAGTTTAAAAATATTATTTCAAAGTTTGACTTATTGTTTAATGCTGTAGAAGCGAACGGACAGCTTCACTGTATTCTACAATACTGCAACAAACTATTTAAACATGAAACAATAGAGAGATTTCTAAAGCATTTTCTTAATTTGCTTGATGATATCACTAAATATCCAAACAAAAGATTAAAAGATTTAGTTATTACAACTGATAATGAAATTGACACAATAAAAATTTTTAATAAAGAGCATGATGAATTCTGTACTGAAACAATTCATGAGTTATTTAAAAAACAGGTAGAAAAAACACCTAATGATATTGCTATAGTAGAAGATGATGTAGAAGTGACTTACGGTGAGTTAAATGAAAGAGCAAACAGATTGGCAAGAGCATTAAGAGGAAAAGGAGTTAAAACAAATAATATTGTTGGTCTGATAATAAATCGTTCTATTGATGGGATAGTAGGAGTTTTGGGAACGTTAAAAGCAGGTGGAGGAATACTTATACTTGACTCTAAACTACCTCAAAGCAGACTTGATTACATGATTGAGGATGCAGAGGTTAAGGTTTTATTAACAAACAATGAGAATAAAGATAAATTTAATATTAAAAATATAGATGTCATAAATATAAATGATATAAAAACAGATGATTATGAAGCATGTAATCTAAATGTACCTAGTAACGCACTAGATATTTTTTATTTGATATATACGTCGGGTACAACAGGACTTCCAAAGGGAGTAATAGTAAATCACAGAACTATAGTAAATTTGGTACATCATCAAAACAAGTACACAAATTTAGAGTTCTGCAAGAAAAGAGTGACACATTTTGCTGCATTAAGCTTTGATGCTTGTTATCAAGAAATATGTTCAACGCTTTTAAATGGGGGAGCACTTTATGTAGTCAATGATACTGTTAAACATGACATAGATCAATTCCTTGAATTTTTAAATATAAATAGGATAGAAACAATGATACTGCCAACTGCATATTTTAGACTGCTTTCAAATTATGATAAATATGCAGGAAAGCTTCCTGAGAGTATAAATCATATTATAGTAGCGGGTGAACAACTGTTAATACCTGATAATCTTAAGAAAATACTACGTGATAAAAAAATATATATACACAATCATTATGGCCCTAGTGAAACACATGTTATAACTACTTATACAATTGACTATACAAAGACCATACCAAGCATACCTAACATAGGTAAGCCAATAGCTAATAATGATATATATATACTTGATAAATATGACTCGATTCAGCCTATTGGTGTTCCTGGTGAGCTTTGTATGGCTTGTGATTTCTTAAGTCAGGGTTATATTAACAGTGATAAGTTAATGAAAAAGAAATTTGTCATGAATCCTTTTAATAATGAACAGAGAATGTATAGAACAGGTGATTTATCAAGATGGATGCCTGATGGTAACATTGAATATTTAGGCAGGATTGATAATCAGGTAAAAATACGAGGTTTTAGGATTGAATTAGGAGAGATAGAGAGTAAGCTTGAGAGCAATAGCAAAATAGATCAAGCTGTAGTAATTGCTAAGCAAGAACAGGACATGGACAAGTATTTATGTGCATATATAGTCAAAAAAGAAGAAATAAGCACTGCACAGATGAGAGATTATTTACAGCAAAAACTACCTGAGTACATGATTCCTTCTTGTTTTGTAGAGCTTGATAAAATACCTATTAACAAAAATGGTAAAGTTGATAAAAGAAAACTTCCTGAACCTACTGCTGTGATTGTTGAGAATAGTGATTATACAGCTCCAAGTAGTGATACTGAAAAACGACTTGCCCAGATTTGGCAGGAGGTTTTAAAAACTAAGAGTTTGATTAGCATACATGATGATTTCTTTAAGCTTGGCGGACATTCATTAAGAGCTATAGCGCTATCAGCTAAGGTATATGAAAGCTTTGGTGTTGAGCTTCCACTTCAAGAAATATTCAAAGCACCTTCACTAAAAGCTATGGCTAGATACCTTGATAATACTGAAAAAGGTGTATATAACCTATTAGAAAAAACAGAAAAAAGAGCTTATTATCCGCTTTCATCTGCTCAGTATAGAATGTATATATTAAATAAATATCATGAAGAGTCAATTGCTTATAATATGCCATTTGCTTTAAAAATAGATGGAAACTTAGATATAGATAAATTAGAAAAAGTATTTAATAAAATTGTAAAAAGACATGAGAGTTTAAGAACCAGCTTTAAGATAGCTGACGGTAAACCTGTTCAAGTTATAAATGATGATATTGAATTTAAAATTAAATATACAGATAATCAATTAAAACAAGATACTTTAATAAATAATTTTGTAAAGCCTTTTGATTTAGGCAGAGTACCGTTATTTAGAATAGAAATTGCAAAGATTGATGAGTCATCACATTTATTAATGATGGATATGCACCATATTATTTCAGATGGTGTGTCTCTAGGGATTTTGATATCTGAATTTACTAAGCTTTATAATGGCGAAAAGCTTGAAACTGTAGAGAATCAATACAAAGATTTTGCTGTATGGCAAAACAAATTATTAGAATCGGAAGCTTTAAGAGAGCAGGAAGAATATTGGCTTAGTGTATATAAAGATGATATACCTAAGCTTGATTTACAAACAGATTATCAAAGACCTGATATTTTAAATAATGCTGGAGATAGCTTTATATTTAGGGTTGAAAAAGAAGTTAAAGAAAAACTGTTGAAGTTAGCAGGTGAGTATAATGCTACTTTATATATGGTGCTTCTTTCAGCATATAACGTACTATTACAAAAATATACGCACCAAAATGATATTATAGTAGGTTCTCCTATTTCAGGTAGACAAAATGTGAAGGTACAAAATATCATAGGTATGTTTGTAAATACATTGACTTTGAGAAATCAACTAAATGGAAACAAGACATTTGAAGAATTTTTAGTACAAGTTAAACAAAATGCGCTAGATGGTTTCAAAAACCAAGATTATCAATTTGAAGATTTAGTAGAAAAACTCAACATAGACAGAGAAATGAATAGAAATATGTTATTTGACACTATGTTTACGCTTCAAAACATGGATATTAACAATATTGAGTTAGAAGGTCTCGAGGTAGAAGTTATTGACTTTAAAAACAAGATAGCAAAATTTGACATAAGTTTAGATGCAATAGAAGATGAAGGTATTTATTTTAATATGCAGTACAGAACGCAGCTGTTTAAAGAAGAAACAATAAAACAAATGAGTGATCATTTTGTAAAAATACTTAATATTATAGCTGATGAACCTCATATTAAGATAAAAGATATAGACATATTAGATACATCTGAAAAAGTAAGAATACTAAACTTCAATAAAAAAGCTATATTTGATGAAAGTTTAACACTGCATCAAATATTTGAAAGACAAGTAAGTGTTTATCCTAATAACACTGCTGTAGTTTATGAAAACGATAGTATGACTTATAAAGAGCTAAATGACAAAGCTAATCAATTAGCAAGATATTTAATAGACTTTGGAGCAAAAACAGGAAGTATCGTAGGGATAATGTTAGAGAGATCACCTAATATGATTATAAGTGTACTTGCAGTATTAAAAGCTGGTGGGACTTATCTTCCTATTGATACTAATTATCCGCAGGATAGAATTAAGTACATGATAAATGATGCAGAAATTAGTGTTTTACTGACTGATAAGAAGTCAAACAGCAAAATTGATATGAAGCAAAGAATTATTAATTTAGATGAATATAAATATACTGGAGACAAAGCTAACTTAAACATTAATGTATCAGCTTCTGCACCTGCTTATATTATTTATACCTCAGGTACTACAGGCAATCCAAAAGGTATAGTTACTGAGCATAGAAATGTTATCAATTATGTACGTGTATTTAATGAGAAATTTGAGCTAAATAAAGATGATGCTACTCTGCAGCAAGCTTCATTTACATTTGACGGATTTGTTGAAGAAGTGTATTCAATGCTTTTTATAGGTGGTAAAATTGTTCTTCCTCCGAACAGATGTGTTAAGGATGTTAAAAAACTTAGGGAATTGGTAATTAAAAACAATGTATCAATATTAAGTTGTTCACCTTTAATACTTAGCCAATTTAATAATCTAGCGCCTATAAAGTGTGTGCATACATTCTTAAGTAGTAGTGATGTATTAAAAAGAGATTATTTTTCAAATATAATCAAGTATTCAAAAGTTTACAACATGTACGGTCCTACAGAAGCTACAGTTTGTACTACTTGTTATGAATGTGATGAGACTGAAAAATCTAATATACCGATTGGTAAGCCACTTGCAAATTATGAAGTATATATTTTGGATGATGATTTAAACCTAATGCCTGTAGGGGTTGCAGGTGAAATATATATTTCAGGTAAGGGTATAGCCAGAGGGTATTTTAACAACATAAATTTAACAAATAGTAAATTCATTGATAATCCTTTTAGTAAAGGCAGTAGGATGTATAAAACGGGAGATATAGGAAGATGGCTATCTGATGGGACGATAGAGTTTATCGGAAGGAGTGATTTTCAATTAAAGATTAGAGGTTATAGAGTAGAACTAAGTGATATAGAATGCCAACTACTGGGTTATGAAAGCATAAACGAGGCTGTAGTTATATCAAGAGATGATGAAGAAGGAAACAAATACTTATGTGCCTATATGACATGTAGTAAAGAATTGACAGTAAAAGAAATTAGAAATTATTTAGATAAGAAATTACCTGAATACATGATACCATCATATTTTGTTAGTCTTGATAAAATGCCAATTACATTAAATGGTAAAATTGACAGAAAAATTTTACCGCAAGAATTTGAAAGTATACCTATTGGAGCTAGTTATGAAGAGCCGAGAAATGTTGTTGAGGAAACGATAGTTAAGTTGTGGAAGAAGGTGTTAAAGACTGATAGGAAAATATCAATAAATGATAGTTTCTTTGATTTAGGTGGAAATTCTATGAAATTAGTAGAGCTTGCATCGTTAATAAATAAAGAGTTTCAGATAGAAATTTCACTTGCTCAGATATTAAAAAATATAAAAGTAAAAGAGCTTTCTGAATACTTAGTAACTAAATTTAAAGAAGATTCAAATGCTCCATATATATTATTTAACGATAATAATGAAGAAAATATATTCTGTTTTCCTCCTGTAACGGGATATGGATTGATATTTAATGATTTTTCTGAAGTGCTGAATAACTATAGTTTATACGCTTTTAATTTTATAGAATCAGAAGATAGAATAGAGAAGTATATAGCAGCTATAAAAGAAATAAAGCCTCAGGGGCCATATACATTAATGGGTTACTGTGTAGGAGGTCGTTTAGCATTTAAAGTTGCCAAGAAGCTCGAAAAATGTGGAGATGTAGTTAAAGATTTAATTATATTAGATGGCTATAGACAGCTTGAAAAGCCTGAAAAGTTAAAACTAGGAGTGCAAGAATATGCAGATGATTTAGCTGTCAGCATAGAAAAAGATACAAGATATACACTGTTTAAAGATGAAATTGTTGTAAAAGCTAAAACTTATTACGAATATAGTATTAATATGCTAGATACAGGTGTATTAAATTCAGATATTCATTTAATAACCGCTGAGGATGCTAGTGAGATAGATGTAAAAGTAAATGGCTGGAAGGATGCGTCTAAAGGTAGCTATAGGGTTTATAAAGGATTTGGAACTCATAATGAAATGATAAATAATAGAAATGCAGAGATTATAGAAAGTATACTTAATAGAAAGAAGGATGAAAACCATGAATAA